Proteins from a single region of Campylobacter sp. RM16704:
- the accB gene encoding acetyl-CoA carboxylase biotin carboxyl carrier protein, with product MTKEEIKELMQLFAEANISKIKIKEQDGFEIELEKDLCCELPAPAPVAPAPQPINVNVVNETKTNSNSSNKPTINSPMVGTFYQAPSPGAAPFAKAGQTIKKGSTIAIIEAMKIMNEIEAEYDCRIVEVLVADGQPVEFGMPLFVVEKL from the coding sequence ATGACAAAAGAAGAAATCAAAGAACTGATGCAACTTTTTGCAGAAGCAAATATAAGTAAGATTAAAATAAAAGAACAAGATGGATTTGAAATAGAACTTGAAAAAGATTTATGTTGTGAATTACCAGCTCCAGCTCCTGTTGCTCCAGCACCACAACCAATTAATGTAAATGTTGTAAATGAAACCAAGACAAATTCAAATTCTTCAAATAAACCAACTATAAATAGCCCTATGGTTGGAACTTTTTATCAAGCTCCTAGTCCAGGTGCAGCACCTTTTGCTAAGGCAGGGCAAACCATTAAAAAGGGAAGCACTATAGCTATCATTGAAGCAATGAAAATTATGAATGAAATTGAAGCTGAATATGATTGTAGGATAGTAGAAGTACTGGTAGCAGATGGTCAACCTGTGGAATTTGGTATGCCTTTATTTGTGGTGGAGAAATTATAA
- the dcd gene encoding dCTP deaminase: MGLKADNWIKKMALEHNMIEPFCEANIGKGIVSYGLSSYGYDIRVGREFKIFTNVNSTVVDPKNFVEENVVDFVGDVCIVPANSFALARTVEYFKMPNDVLAICLGKSTYARCGIIVNVTPFEPSFEGHITIEISNTTPLPAKIYANEGIAQVLFLQGDEPCDITYADKKGKYQAQTGITLPRILR, encoded by the coding sequence ATGGGTTTAAAAGCAGATAATTGGATTAAAAAAATGGCATTAGAACATAATATGATAGAGCCATTTTGTGAAGCAAACATAGGTAAAGGTATAGTTAGCTATGGGCTTTCAAGCTATGGATACGATATACGCGTAGGAAGAGAATTTAAGATTTTCACTAATGTAAATTCTACTGTGGTAGATCCTAAAAATTTCGTAGAAGAAAATGTGGTGGATTTTGTAGGTGATGTATGTATAGTACCCGCAAATTCTTTTGCACTTGCAAGAACGGTTGAGTATTTTAAAATGCCAAATGATGTCTTAGCTATTTGTCTTGGAAAAAGTACTTATGCAAGATGTGGCATTATAGTTAATGTAACCCCTTTTGAGCCTAGTTTTGAAGGACATATCACTATAGAAATTTCAAACACCACTCCGCTTCCTGCTAAAATTTATGCTAATGAAGGTATAGCTCAGGTTTTATTTTTACAAGGAGATGAGCCTTGTGATATTACTTATGCAGATAAAAAAGGCAAATATCAAGCACAAACGGGTATAACTTTACCAAGGATTTTAAGATAA
- the pseB gene encoding UDP-N-acetylglucosamine 4,6-dehydratase (inverting) gives MFNGKSILITGGTGSFGKTYTKTLLQKYKPKKIIIYSRDELKQFEMAREFNDVCMRYFIGDVRDKERLSTAMKDVDFVIHAAAMKHVPIAEYNPMECIKTNINGAQNVIDACLENSVQKCIALSTDKACNPINLYGATKLASDKLFIAANNIAGKSHTKFSVTRYGNVVGSRGSVIPFFKKLINEGAKKLPITDERMTRFWISLEDGVNFVLSNFERMHGGEVFVPKIPSMKITDLAKAMAPNLTHKIIGIRAGEKLHEIMISSDDSHLTYEFEKYYAISPSIKFTSIETDFSTNAKGEKGKKASNGFSYSSDNNPLWISQEQLLDIINHTEIEK, from the coding sequence ATGTTTAATGGAAAAAGCATTTTAATTACTGGCGGAACAGGAAGTTTTGGGAAAACTTATACTAAAACATTACTTCAAAAATACAAACCTAAAAAAATCATCATCTATTCACGTGATGAACTCAAGCAATTTGAAATGGCAAGAGAATTTAACGATGTTTGTATGCGTTATTTTATAGGCGATGTAAGAGATAAAGAAAGATTAAGCACAGCTATGAAAGATGTGGATTTTGTCATTCATGCAGCTGCTATGAAACATGTGCCAATTGCAGAATATAATCCTATGGAATGTATTAAAACCAATATTAATGGTGCTCAAAATGTAATTGATGCATGTTTAGAAAATAGTGTCCAAAAATGCATAGCTCTTTCAACCGATAAAGCGTGTAATCCTATTAATTTGTATGGAGCTACTAAGTTAGCAAGTGATAAACTTTTTATTGCAGCCAATAACATAGCAGGAAAATCTCATACTAAATTTAGTGTTACAAGATATGGAAATGTAGTAGGTTCAAGAGGATCTGTGATACCATTTTTTAAAAAGTTAATAAATGAAGGTGCTAAAAAACTTCCTATAACAGATGAGAGAATGACAAGATTTTGGATATCTTTAGAAGATGGAGTCAATTTTGTTTTAAGCAATTTTGAAAGAATGCATGGAGGAGAAGTATTTGTTCCCAAAATTCCTTCTATGAAAATCACTGATTTGGCAAAAGCTATGGCTCCCAATTTAACTCATAAAATTATAGGCATAAGAGCTGGTGAAAAACTTCATGAGATTATGATTTCAAGTGATGATAGCCATTTAACTTATGAATTTGAAAAATATTATGCTATTAGTCCAAGTATTAAATTTACAAGCATAGAAACGGATTTTAGTACTAATGCAAAAGGTGAAAAAGGTAAAAAAGCTTCCAATGGTTTTTCTTATAGTTCTGATAATAATCCTTTATGGATAAGTCAAGAACAACTATTAGACATTATAAACCACACAGAGATTGAAAAATGA